The Ailuropoda melanoleuca isolate Jingjing chromosome 17, ASM200744v2, whole genome shotgun sequence DNA segment ggagaggaagaagcaggctcatagcagaggagcctgacgtggggctcgatcccgcaacgccgggatcacgccctgagccgaaggcagacgcttaaccgctgtgccacccaggcgccccgacaacaGTATTATTATTGGTTGGATTTTGACCGAAGTTAGTCTTCAAGGAGCTTTTTCTCTATACTTATTTTATTAGACTCCTATTAATCAGGAAATATAGTATAAAGTTCTTTTCAATCTACAGTTCAATAACAAAAGCCTGAGAAATAagtagaagttcttttttttcattttcaggtttAATAAGGAACCGGAAAAGACAGAAATTCCTGAAAGTAATCTACGTTCCAACCatagaagctgcagaagaaatgaagaagaaagtgaTGATGACTTAGATTTTGATATTGATTTAGACAACACAAAAGACAATCAAGTGGATTAATATAGTAAAAGTCACCTTGAAAACATGAAATTCTGGACGACTTTTGACTTTTGAGAGTTTTACACAAAAATACTGTGAAATCCTAACGAGCAAAATAGCAAAAAGCTATAGAAAACAGGCAGAATTCACACATGGACAATATAAATTATGCACGATacttggaaaattataaaactttcatCCAgagttttcttataataaatttttaagtagcATATGCTAGAATACCTGCCAGAATGAGTATTAGGGTATCATAGTGCAGTTCATTGGAATTATTTGGAAGAGTATACCAACTAATATCAAACTAAACAAGATTCAGAATTGTTGGTTGTGTAAGAACTATCTCGTGGAAAAATCAGTGCTAGCCTCAAAAATTGGTCCTCATTAAGTACTTTTTTATAGATCTATCTCAAGTAAATGGCCCACATAACAAAGCCTCCTTACTTATAAGCTTGCTTGTTACAAAAagcttgttatttattttttatagttatgTTTTACAAGTGTGTAGCAGTTTTTCTTGGAAGTATTTTTACATACCTGAtcacattttttacatttcttcttttgcaaaatatacatacagaaaaaaatgtataaaatacattaatatataattataaagaaaaatcatatatctgTCATCCAGATGAAGAGACTActtttaaacaatataaattagCTTTGCCtgatttttaatcctttttttctttttatcttgaaatatcTCAAACctaaacaaaacagcaaaatagTACAATGAAACTTTGTATATTCTTCATCTAGATTCACAGGTGAtttgttatgttttcattatatctcaatagattgatataaatacatattttatttgctgAACCATTTGCAAATAAGTGACAGACATTGGTTTTGAGCTTTGTGTGAGCAGGCTTATACTATGCATGttattttgtatctcttctttatttcattatttgtgaGATTGATGCATGTTTAGTTGTAAGAGCTCCGATTTGTTCATGTTacattattgtgttttttttttttttaaagattttatttatttattcgaaagagagagacagccagcgagagagggagcacaagcagggggagtgggagaggaagaagcaggctcatagcggaggagcctgacgtggggctcgatcccagatcgccgggatcacgccctgagccgaaggcagacgcccaaccgctgtgccacccaggcgcccctacattattGTGTTTTATTCCATTGTCTTTATATCACGATTCATTTATCCTCTGTAATGTTGAGGGatgtttgagttatttttaaattttcctcataTAAAGAATACTGCTGTGAGCATTGTTACATGTGTTTCTTGGTACACACGTCTTGTTTCTTGGTGCACATTGCTATTAGATACATAGGTAGTAGTGGTACAGGCCATCCAGTTATATGCATATGCATCTGCAGGGTTCCTGTATAACGCCAAGCTGTCTTTAGAGGAATTGTTGTTTCCTTTCCCCACAGCAATATATTAAGAGTTCCAATGGTCTGTATCCTCTCTAACACTTGATCTTTAAATTTCTGTCAGTTTGGTAAGTGTGCAATGTATGTCTTTGTCTTATTAATTTTGTAATCTATGtgtattgtatgtgtgtgtatatatatatacacacacacacatatatgtaccacgtctttttatccattcatctatggatggacacttagattgcttccatatcttgactactgtaagtaatgctgcagtaaatatagggctgcatatatcttttcgaattagcgtttttattttctttgggtaatacccagtggtggaattactgaatcatatagtatttctatttttaactttttgaagaacctccatactgtttctcatagtggttgcaccaactgacattcccatgaacagtgcagacgggctcccttttctccacatcctcaccagtacttgctatttcttgtctttttttttgttttaaagattttatttatttatttgacagagatagagacagctagcgagagagggaacacaagcagggggagtgggagaggaagaagcaggctcacagcagaggagcctgatgtggggctcgatcccgcaacgccgggatcacgccctgagccgaaggcagacgcttaaccgctgtgccacccaggcacccctatttcttgtctttttgagagTAGGCATTCTGACAAAGTATGAGATGAtttcttattgtggttttgatttgcatttccctgatgattagtgaagtccagcatctttttgtgtgtctcttggccatccgtatgttgtctttggaaaaatgtctattcaaaccCTCTATCCagttttaatcagttttttttttttgtttaaaaatatagaatcttATCAAGACATTAAGGAAAATGGACACATAAATGGAGAAACATAAAATACATGGAGAGAGATACTGTGTTCATGCTAGGGAAGTCTCAATATTCTAAGCTTACAATCTTACAGAAAGTTTCCCATAAATTTGGCTTACCTTTTTGCATATAGACTTATTTTCTGGACAAGGTTAACTGTTGTGGTTAAAGAGCCAACTAAATCATTAGTCCTAGCACAAGTACTTTCCCATCTGAATGAATCATAACTCCTCAGATTACCTTCTCaggagagaaatttttttttttaagatttttttaatttatttgacaaagagggagacagccagcgagagagggaatacaagcagggggagtgggagaggaagaagcaggctcccagcggaggagcctgatgtggggctcgatcccagaacgctgggatcacgccctgagctgaaggcagatgcttaacgactgcgccacccaggcgtccctcaggaCAGAAATTTAACAAAGAGCATCACCTAGTGACATACCCTAATATCTGTATTTCTGTCTTTAGTgctaagaaactttttttttaagcagacataaatttaattatgtttagttcatttttttaaagaaattattttgtctaATCTAAAAATTCCTTTTCATTGGAACTCAACATGAATCTAAATCCTGCTATGTCACTTACAAGCTGTATGTCTTGGTACATATTAATCTTTGTGTGCCTTGGTTTCCATGAGGTTGATAGAAGGATTAAATGCATTAATATGTGAAATGCTTAGAACCTATAAGAACACTATACAATTGATATTACTGTTACTATTTGATTATATATTAATTGGTAATGAATTAATAATTAGTAATGAAGACAGCAATTTAGTTGTTTCCCTACATTCTgtaagttatatataaaatacataatgtactaaaaaatacatactatatataatatataaatatatataaaatatatatttatatatataaatttaaatttaggttACCCTACTTAAcctaatttacatatatataaataccctAATCCTAAcctaatttatgtatataaattccATATATGTGTTTAGGGAATgcagaacatatatatatatatatatatatatatatatggagttCTGTTACTTGCAGATCCATCCTATCTGGTGCCAGAGTCTGCTGTTTAACTCCTATACTACAATACCATTC contains these protein-coding regions:
- the LOC117796993 gene encoding uncharacterized protein C9orf85 homolog, whose product is CLIFPPTFSVKCLQKSVKDSYHIMCRPCACELEVCAKCGKKEDIVIPFNKEPEKTEIPESNLRSNHRSCRRNEEESDDDLDFDIDLDNTKDNQVD